A single genomic interval of Hafnia alvei harbors:
- the sctD gene encoding type III secretion system inner membrane ring subunit SctD produces MGNERKVRLIGGILHGREIWLEDGKLSIGEHGCDLCIPLNGEGQVVLSINDGQMFVDAGRATVRVNGRRHKTNLPLPDEGLLQTMGLAMAFGRHEANLSHYRLPTGLPAVYWGMMLMLTLFVLVGVFVTWSDHSAKSPPSLSTQVDALLRQKGLTQTVARWDQDGTLQLSGYCQNSAVLQTARLKLESWGVLYRDSVVCTDQLIRDVSDILTPAGYVNAHVTNVVPGEVHITADITMGKRWAIVQPQLAELPGLTHWKIDNPYEAQDKAIIDRVLQDGLAGSVSVTPVGQAFVISGVLDTEQQQILNQLLTQVRQQFPDIALSYQNVSASNEGNQRFPSPIAAIIHGRQGIYLILENNERLRLGSQLPDGSEVVALNDRAVTLKYQGALINTPFNF; encoded by the coding sequence ATGGGTAACGAGCGAAAAGTCCGTTTGATTGGCGGCATCCTCCATGGTCGAGAAATATGGCTGGAGGATGGGAAACTCTCCATCGGTGAACATGGCTGCGATCTTTGCATCCCTCTCAACGGGGAAGGCCAGGTGGTGTTGTCTATCAACGATGGACAGATGTTCGTAGATGCGGGGCGCGCGACCGTTAGGGTCAATGGCCGAAGGCATAAAACCAACTTACCGTTGCCCGATGAGGGATTATTACAAACGATGGGGTTGGCGATGGCATTTGGTCGCCATGAAGCCAATTTGTCGCACTATCGGCTACCAACCGGTTTACCTGCGGTTTACTGGGGAATGATGCTGATGCTAACGCTTTTCGTGCTGGTCGGCGTATTCGTCACTTGGAGCGACCATAGCGCTAAGTCGCCTCCAAGCCTCTCCACACAAGTCGATGCGCTGCTACGGCAAAAAGGGCTAACACAAACCGTGGCTCGTTGGGATCAGGATGGAACGCTGCAACTGTCAGGCTACTGCCAAAACAGCGCCGTGTTGCAAACCGCGCGCTTGAAACTGGAATCGTGGGGAGTGCTTTACCGAGACAGCGTGGTTTGCACCGATCAGCTTATCCGGGATGTTAGTGATATTTTGACGCCGGCGGGGTATGTCAATGCGCATGTGACTAACGTTGTTCCGGGTGAAGTGCACATCACCGCCGATATTACGATGGGCAAACGCTGGGCTATTGTTCAACCACAGCTCGCTGAGTTACCGGGGCTAACGCATTGGAAAATTGACAATCCTTACGAGGCGCAGGACAAGGCTATCATCGACAGGGTGTTGCAAGATGGTTTAGCGGGCAGCGTTAGCGTTACCCCGGTGGGGCAAGCGTTTGTTATCAGCGGGGTGCTGGACACTGAGCAACAGCAAATTTTAAATCAGCTCTTAACCCAAGTGCGTCAGCAGTTTCCCGATATTGCATTGAGCTATCAAAATGTCTCGGCGTCCAACGAAGGAAACCAGCGCTTCCCTTCACCGATTGCTGCAATTATCCATGGTCGACAGGGGATCTACCTGATACTGGAAAATAATGAACGGTTGAGATTGGGAAGCCAGCTTCCTGACGGCAGCGAAGTGGTTGCCCTAAACGATCGGGCGGTCACGCTCAAATACCAAGGGGCGCTGATTAACACCCCATTCAATTTTTGA
- a CDS encoding EscE/YscE/SsaE family type III secretion system needle protein co-chaperone, with translation MTELEDRLRDSDEQTRERLTALAAVKSRLLEAMQNPMPQEQYQQFTLLLEAVIQAEDIINVIYFRYHNDRIKFTE, from the coding sequence CTGACAGAGTTAGAAGATCGCCTACGTGATTCTGATGAGCAGACCCGAGAACGTTTAACCGCGCTGGCGGCGGTGAAATCACGCCTGCTGGAAGCAATGCAAAACCCAATGCCGCAAGAGCAATATCAGCAGTTCACCTTATTGTTGGAAGCGGTCATTCAGGCCGAAGATATTATCAACGTGATTTACTTTCGTTATCACAATGACCGAATAAAATTCACTGAATAA